The following proteins are encoded in a genomic region of Methylibium petroleiphilum PM1:
- a CDS encoding LysE family transporter: MSLTVWLTFFLAAWAISISPGAGAVAAMSAGARYGFVRGYCMTFGLVLGILTQVLAVGLGLGALIATSATAFAVIKWLGVAYLLWLGVQQWRAPAVPLVQATAEAAVPRIGTLVLRGWMVNAVNPKGTVFLLAVVPQFLDLAAPLAPQYLVIAATLGFTDLVVMAVYTALAARVLRALQAPRQIRWINRVFGSLFVAAGALLASFRRGA; the protein is encoded by the coding sequence ATGTCACTCACCGTCTGGTTGACCTTTTTCCTGGCCGCCTGGGCCATCAGCATCTCGCCGGGAGCCGGCGCGGTGGCGGCCATGAGCGCCGGCGCGCGCTACGGCTTCGTGCGCGGCTACTGCATGACTTTCGGGCTGGTTCTGGGCATCCTGACCCAGGTGCTCGCGGTCGGCCTGGGCCTGGGCGCGCTGATCGCCACCTCGGCGACGGCTTTCGCAGTCATCAAGTGGCTGGGGGTCGCCTACCTGCTGTGGTTGGGAGTGCAGCAGTGGCGCGCCCCGGCGGTGCCGCTGGTGCAGGCGACTGCCGAGGCGGCCGTTCCGCGCATCGGCACGCTGGTGTTGCGCGGCTGGATGGTGAACGCCGTGAACCCGAAGGGCACCGTGTTCCTGCTGGCCGTCGTGCCGCAGTTCCTGGACCTGGCCGCGCCGCTGGCACCGCAGTACCTGGTGATCGCCGCGACGCTGGGCTTCACCGACCTGGTCGTGATGGCGGTCTACACCGCGCTGGCCGCCCGCGTGCTGCGGGCCCTGCAGGCGCCGCGGCAGATCCGCTGGATCAACCGCGTGTTCGGCAGCCTGTTCGTCGCGGCCGGCGCGCTGCTGGCGAGCTTCCGGCGCGGCGCCTGA
- a CDS encoding propionate--CoA ligase: MSARQEDRQNTGDKRMTDYATFYRRSIEDPKGFWAEQAELIDWHRPFDEVLDDSRPPFTRWFVGGQTNLCHNAVDRHAARRPDDNALIWVSTEVGQERTYSYAELQREVERMAAGLVELGVGQGDRVLIYMPMIPEAAFAMLACVRIGAIHSVVFGGFASVSLASRIDDAQPKLIVSADAGSRAGKVVPYKPLLDEAIRLAKNKPRHVLMVDRGLAPSQPVEGRDIDYATLRARHLDSRVPCTWVDATHPSYTLYTSGTTGTPKGVQRDTGGYAVALAASMKHIYLGNAGETYFSTSDIGWVVGHSYIVYGPLLAGMATIMYEGLPIRPDAAIWWSLVEKYKVTAMFSAPTAVRVLKKQDPAALKKHDLSSLRALFLAGEPLDEPTAQWIADALGVPIVDNYWQTESGWPILSIANGVQRQPSKFGSPGIPTYGYKVKLVDDASGEELHGAHQKGVLVVEGPLPPGFMQTVWRDDDRFVNTYWKSVPGQSVYSSFDWGIRDEDGYYYILGRTDDVINVAGHRLGTREIEESVSSHANVAEVAVVGVADPLKGQVAVAFVVPKDARGLEEPQARLKLEGDIMKTVDQQLGAVARPARVHFVTLLPKTRSGKLLRRALQAVAEGRDPGDLTTIEDPTALQAIRELLGK, from the coding sequence CTGAGCGCCCGACAAGAAGACAGACAGAACACTGGAGACAAGCGCATGACCGACTACGCCACCTTCTACCGCCGCTCGATCGAAGACCCGAAGGGTTTCTGGGCCGAGCAGGCCGAGCTGATCGACTGGCACCGCCCGTTCGACGAAGTGCTCGACGACAGCCGGCCGCCCTTCACCCGCTGGTTCGTCGGCGGCCAGACCAACCTCTGCCACAACGCCGTCGACCGCCACGCCGCCCGGCGCCCCGACGACAACGCCCTCATCTGGGTCTCCACCGAAGTCGGTCAGGAACGCACCTACAGCTACGCCGAACTCCAGCGCGAAGTCGAACGCATGGCCGCCGGCCTCGTCGAACTCGGCGTCGGCCAGGGCGACCGCGTCCTCATCTACATGCCCATGATCCCCGAGGCCGCCTTCGCCATGCTCGCCTGCGTGCGCATCGGCGCCATCCACTCCGTCGTCTTCGGCGGCTTCGCCAGCGTCAGCCTCGCCAGCCGCATCGACGACGCCCAGCCCAAACTCATCGTCAGCGCCGACGCCGGCAGCCGCGCCGGCAAAGTCGTCCCCTACAAACCCCTCCTCGACGAAGCCATCCGCCTGGCCAAGAACAAACCCCGGCACGTCCTCATGGTCGACCGCGGCCTCGCCCCCAGCCAACCCGTCGAAGGCCGCGACATCGACTACGCCACCCTCAGGGCGCGCCACCTCGACAGCCGCGTCCCCTGCACCTGGGTCGACGCCACCCACCCCAGCTACACCCTCTACACCAGCGGCACCACCGGCACCCCCAAGGGCGTACAGCGCGACACCGGCGGCTACGCCGTCGCGCTGGCCGCCAGCATGAAACACATCTACCTCGGCAACGCCGGCGAAACCTACTTCTCCACCAGCGACATCGGCTGGGTCGTCGGCCACAGCTACATCGTCTACGGCCCGCTCCTCGCCGGCATGGCCACCATCATGTACGAAGGCCTGCCCATCCGCCCCGACGCCGCCATCTGGTGGAGTCTGGTCGAGAAATACAAAGTCACCGCCATGTTCAGCGCCCCCACCGCCGTGCGCGTGCTCAAGAAACAAGACCCCGCGGCCCTCAAGAAACACGACCTCAGCAGCCTGCGCGCCCTGTTCCTGGCCGGAGAGCCGCTCGACGAACCCACCGCCCAGTGGATCGCCGACGCCCTGGGCGTGCCCATCGTCGACAACTACTGGCAGACCGAATCCGGCTGGCCCATCCTCAGCATCGCCAACGGCGTGCAGCGCCAGCCCAGCAAGTTCGGCAGCCCCGGCATCCCCACCTACGGCTACAAGGTCAAGCTCGTCGACGACGCCAGCGGCGAAGAACTGCACGGCGCCCACCAGAAAGGCGTGCTCGTGGTCGAAGGCCCGCTGCCGCCCGGCTTCATGCAGACCGTCTGGCGCGACGACGACCGCTTCGTCAACACCTACTGGAAAAGCGTGCCCGGCCAGAGCGTCTACAGCAGCTTCGACTGGGGCATCCGGGACGAAGACGGCTACTACTACATCCTCGGGCGCACCGACGACGTCATCAACGTCGCCGGGCACCGGCTGGGCACCCGAGAGATCGAGGAAAGCGTCTCCAGCCACGCCAACGTGGCCGAAGTGGCGGTGGTCGGGGTGGCCGACCCGCTCAAGGGTCAGGTGGCGGTGGCCTTCGTGGTGCCCAAGGACGCGCGGGGGCTGGAGGAGCCGCAGGCGCGGCTGAAGCTCGAAGGCGACATCATGAAGACGGTGGACCAGCAGCTCGGGGCGGTGGCGAGGCCGGCGCGGGTGCACTTCGTGACGCTGCTGCCCAAGACCCGCTCGGGCAAGCTGCTGCGCCGTGCGCTGCAGGCGGTGGCCGAGGGCCGCGACCCGGGCGACCTGACCACCATCGAGGATCCCACGGCCCTGCAGGCCATCCGGGAGTTGCTCGGGAAGTGA
- a CDS encoding isochorismatase family protein, protein MMTNAMSAPGSTLVLVDFQQRLMPAIAHADEVLAQATLLARAAQLLGIRTLGTEQNPTGLGPSVESLRQFCESSLSKMHFDACADGLSELIRTDGGATGDVVLAGCEAHVCLLQTALGLLRAGHRVWVVAPACGSRKVSDHALAMQRLREAGAGVVSTEMVVFEWLHSCRHPRFKDVLALLKTPAA, encoded by the coding sequence ATGATGACGAACGCGATGTCCGCACCCGGCAGCACGCTGGTGCTGGTCGACTTTCAGCAGCGGCTGATGCCGGCCATCGCCCACGCCGACGAGGTGCTTGCGCAGGCGACGCTGCTGGCTCGGGCCGCCCAACTGCTGGGCATCCGCACCCTCGGCACCGAGCAGAACCCGACCGGGCTGGGACCGAGTGTCGAGAGCCTGCGTCAGTTCTGCGAAAGTAGCCTGTCGAAAATGCACTTCGACGCCTGCGCCGATGGCCTGTCGGAATTGATCCGGACGGATGGTGGCGCGACGGGCGATGTGGTGCTGGCCGGCTGCGAGGCGCATGTGTGCCTGCTGCAGACGGCGTTGGGGTTGCTGCGCGCCGGGCATCGTGTGTGGGTGGTTGCGCCGGCCTGCGGATCGCGTAAGGTCTCGGACCACGCGCTCGCGATGCAGAGGCTGCGCGAGGCGGGTGCGGGGGTGGTCAGCACCGAGATGGTCGTATTCGAGTGGCTGCATTCGTGCCGCCATCCGCGGTTCAAGGACGTGCTCGCGCTGCTGAAGACCCCGGCCGCCTGA
- a CDS encoding TetR/AcrR family transcriptional regulator, translated as MPKSTTLPSAERGMRQRAVADARRALVLDAARAAFFELGLERASVREIARRAGYTPGAIYSYFASKEEMYGALLGESLERLNQAVAAARPGAARRGEPAEAATLRSAANAFFGFYRENPRDLDLGFYLFQGLQPRGLTPQLNEQLNARLRAALAPAQRALAQLGLGERDALAEVTALFAHTVGLLLLSHTGRIRMFHQESQGLFDRYLDALVERALGRTQGAAR; from the coding sequence ATGCCGAAATCAACCACCCTGCCCAGCGCCGAGCGCGGGATGCGCCAGCGCGCCGTGGCCGATGCACGCCGCGCGCTGGTGCTCGATGCCGCACGGGCCGCCTTCTTCGAGCTCGGGCTCGAGCGCGCGAGCGTGCGCGAGATCGCCCGCCGCGCCGGCTACACGCCGGGCGCGATCTACAGCTACTTCGCGAGCAAGGAGGAGATGTACGGCGCGCTGCTCGGCGAATCGCTGGAGCGCCTGAACCAGGCCGTGGCCGCGGCCCGGCCGGGCGCGGCGCGGCGGGGCGAGCCGGCCGAGGCGGCGACCCTGCGCAGCGCCGCCAATGCCTTCTTCGGCTTCTACCGCGAGAACCCGCGCGACCTGGATCTGGGCTTCTATCTGTTCCAGGGCCTGCAACCGCGCGGCCTGACACCGCAGCTCAACGAGCAGCTCAATGCCCGCCTGCGCGCGGCGCTGGCACCGGCGCAGCGCGCGCTGGCGCAACTGGGCCTGGGTGAGCGCGACGCCCTGGCCGAGGTCACCGCGCTGTTCGCGCACACCGTGGGCCTGCTGCTGTTGAGCCACACCGGCCGCATCCGCATGTTCCACCAGGAGTCGCAGGGCCTGTTCGATCGCTACCTCGACGCGCTGGTCGAGCGAGCCCTGGGCCGGACGCAAGGAGCCGCACGATGA
- a CDS encoding 4-hydroxyphenylacetate 3-hydroxylase family protein has product MNAPTSIAPPARPATLMSGADYRDSLRRYKPTVYVDGQRVDSVADAPSLRPGVNALAYTYDFARDPAMAPLALAVQSSRGFTVNRMAHVNESAGDLLNKLEAVRLLCQETGCAQRYLMHDALNGIAQVSARLDDAKGSTEHRARFQAYLARVQDEDLSLGVAMTDAKGDRSKRPHQQANPDTYVHVVERNGKGIVISGTKAIVTGAPYMHELLVMPGRNMGAEDADFAVCCAVPIDAPGMTLVSRPAGRPGDKLEHGAALFSRRYGQATAVVIFDRVFVPWERVFYAGQDGEWEHSGVLTYSYATHHRHSCIAARAGFGDLLIGAGALMCEANGFDPGEKSNLREPMVELIKITEGFFACGVAASVYGTADPYSGSFMPEPVFSNIGKLLMSTQIYDMHRLAHEVSGGLIVALPGPDEDHNPATAATLSEVLRANPTVPYDKRIEVARFIEDLTASYQGGWYSVISLHGGGSPAALKQEIWRNYPVGSKVELVERLLDRGVLHDETRAITRNRQPGRCCDTGCTVPGQPVMVALPESTRKQD; this is encoded by the coding sequence ATGAACGCTCCGACCTCCATCGCCCCGCCGGCTCGCCCGGCCACCCTGATGTCCGGCGCCGACTACCGCGACTCGCTGCGCCGCTACAAGCCGACGGTCTACGTCGACGGCCAGCGGGTCGACTCGGTGGCCGACGCGCCGTCGCTGCGCCCCGGCGTCAACGCCCTCGCCTACACCTACGACTTCGCCCGCGACCCGGCGATGGCGCCGCTGGCGCTGGCCGTGCAGTCGAGCCGCGGCTTCACCGTGAACCGCATGGCCCACGTCAACGAGTCGGCCGGCGACCTGCTCAACAAGCTGGAGGCGGTGCGCCTGCTGTGCCAGGAGACCGGTTGCGCGCAGCGCTACCTGATGCACGACGCGCTGAACGGCATCGCCCAGGTCAGCGCGCGCCTGGACGACGCCAAGGGCAGTACCGAGCACCGCGCCCGCTTCCAGGCTTACCTGGCGCGCGTGCAGGACGAGGACCTGAGCCTCGGCGTCGCGATGACCGACGCCAAGGGCGACCGCAGCAAGCGTCCGCATCAGCAGGCCAACCCCGACACCTATGTGCACGTGGTCGAGCGCAACGGCAAGGGCATCGTGATCTCGGGCACCAAGGCCATCGTGACCGGCGCGCCCTACATGCACGAGCTGCTGGTCATGCCGGGGCGCAACATGGGCGCCGAGGACGCCGACTTCGCCGTCTGCTGCGCGGTGCCGATCGACGCGCCAGGCATGACGCTGGTGTCGCGCCCCGCGGGCCGACCGGGCGACAAGCTCGAGCACGGCGCGGCGCTGTTCTCGCGCCGCTATGGCCAGGCCACCGCGGTGGTGATCTTCGACCGCGTGTTCGTTCCCTGGGAGCGCGTGTTCTATGCCGGCCAGGACGGCGAGTGGGAGCACAGCGGCGTGCTGACCTACAGCTACGCCACCCACCACCGCCACAGCTGCATCGCCGCGCGCGCCGGCTTCGGCGACCTGCTGATCGGCGCCGGCGCGCTGATGTGCGAGGCCAACGGCTTCGACCCCGGCGAGAAGAGCAACCTGCGCGAGCCGATGGTCGAACTGATCAAGATCACCGAGGGCTTCTTCGCCTGCGGCGTGGCCGCCAGTGTGTACGGCACGGCCGATCCGTACAGCGGCAGCTTCATGCCCGAGCCGGTGTTCAGCAACATCGGCAAGCTGCTGATGTCGACCCAGATCTACGACATGCACCGCCTGGCGCACGAGGTCTCGGGCGGCCTGATCGTCGCGCTGCCCGGCCCTGACGAGGACCACAACCCGGCCACCGCCGCCACGCTGTCCGAGGTGCTGCGCGCCAACCCGACGGTGCCCTACGACAAGCGCATCGAGGTCGCGCGTTTCATCGAGGACCTGACCGCCTCCTACCAGGGCGGCTGGTATTCGGTGATCAGCCTGCACGGCGGCGGCTCGCCGGCCGCGCTGAAGCAGGAAATCTGGCGCAACTACCCGGTGGGCAGCAAGGTGGAGCTGGTCGAGCGGCTGCTCGACCGCGGCGTGCTGCATGACGAGACGCGCGCGATCACGCGGAACCGCCAGCCTGGCCGCTGCTGCGACACCGGCTGCACCGTGCCGGGCCAGCCGGTGATGGTGGCGCTGCCGGAGTCGACGCGAAAGCAGGACTGA
- the acuI gene encoding acrylyl-CoA reductase (NADPH) gives MFKALVLDKSEGFRAEVREVDDSFLPDGDVTVAIDYSTLNYKDGLAITNRLPVVRSWPMVAGIDGAGTVIESRHPAWKAGDRVVLNGFGVAEVHKGCLAGKARLKGDWLVRLPDAFTPRQAMAIGTAGYTAMLSVLALERHGIQAGDGEVLVTGATGGVGSVAVALLHKLGHRVVAATGKASEADYLKQLGAESVIDRAELSAPGKPLQTERWAAVVDAVGSHTLVNACAQTRYGGAVTACGLAQGADLPGTVMPFILRSVALLGVDSVMAPLALRQQAWARLAKDLDPALLQSMTTEIGLDEAIDAAARLMRGEVRGRIVVRTQG, from the coding sequence ATGTTCAAGGCTTTGGTGCTCGACAAGAGCGAGGGTTTTCGCGCCGAGGTGCGCGAGGTCGACGACAGCTTCCTGCCGGACGGCGATGTCACGGTGGCGATCGACTACTCCACCCTCAACTACAAGGACGGCCTGGCGATCACCAACCGCCTGCCGGTGGTGCGCAGCTGGCCGATGGTCGCCGGCATCGACGGCGCCGGCACCGTGATCGAGAGCCGCCACCCCGCCTGGAAGGCCGGCGACCGCGTGGTGCTCAACGGCTTCGGCGTCGCCGAGGTCCACAAGGGCTGCCTGGCCGGCAAGGCGCGGCTCAAGGGCGACTGGCTGGTGCGCCTGCCCGATGCCTTCACGCCCCGGCAGGCGATGGCAATCGGCACGGCCGGCTACACCGCGATGCTGAGCGTGCTGGCGCTCGAGCGCCATGGCATCCAGGCCGGCGACGGCGAGGTGCTGGTGACCGGCGCGACCGGCGGCGTGGGCTCGGTCGCCGTGGCGTTGCTGCACAAGCTGGGCCATCGCGTCGTCGCAGCCACCGGCAAGGCCAGCGAGGCCGACTACCTGAAGCAACTCGGGGCCGAGTCGGTGATCGACCGCGCCGAGCTGAGCGCCCCGGGCAAGCCGCTGCAGACCGAACGCTGGGCCGCCGTGGTCGATGCGGTGGGCAGCCACACGCTCGTCAACGCCTGCGCCCAGACGCGCTACGGCGGTGCCGTGACCGCCTGCGGCCTGGCGCAGGGCGCCGACCTGCCGGGCACGGTGATGCCCTTCATCCTGCGCAGCGTGGCGCTGCTCGGCGTGGACAGCGTGATGGCGCCGCTGGCGTTGCGCCAGCAGGCCTGGGCGCGCCTCGCGAAGGATCTGGACCCCGCGCTGCTGCAGTCGATGACCACCGAGATCGGCCTGGACGAAGCCATCGACGCCGCCGCCCGCTTGATGCGGGGCGAGGTGCGTGGCCGCATCGTGGTGCGCACGCAGGGCTGA
- a CDS encoding TetR/AcrR family transcriptional regulator, which produces MPASSLAPDRARPVAVRRSHAERGDARDGTRARLVRAGIEAVLERGWAASGVDAVLRSAGVPKGSFYHYFPSKDDFGYAVLEGYQAFFLKRLERCFGGEAPTVRHVDAQFAAFLAESLEGMARHGWQRGCLVGALGQELGGLHEGFRQRLLASLDEWGEVLARALAAAQARGEVRRGLDPALAARGFWTAWEGAVLRARLARDGAPLEAAIADFRRLVAPD; this is translated from the coding sequence ATGCCTGCCTCTTCCCTTGCGCCAGATCGCGCACGCCCCGTCGCCGTCCGGCGCAGCCATGCCGAACGCGGCGACGCTCGTGACGGCACGCGGGCCCGGTTGGTGCGTGCCGGCATCGAGGCCGTGCTCGAACGCGGCTGGGCCGCCAGCGGCGTGGACGCAGTGCTGCGTTCGGCCGGGGTGCCGAAGGGTTCGTTCTATCACTACTTCCCCAGCAAGGATGACTTCGGCTATGCGGTGCTGGAGGGCTACCAGGCGTTCTTCCTGAAGCGGCTCGAGCGCTGTTTCGGAGGAGAAGCGCCGACGGTGCGCCACGTCGATGCGCAGTTCGCCGCCTTCCTGGCCGAGTCGCTCGAGGGCATGGCGCGGCACGGCTGGCAGCGCGGTTGCCTGGTCGGGGCGCTGGGCCAGGAACTGGGCGGGCTGCACGAGGGCTTCCGGCAGCGCCTGCTGGCCTCGCTCGACGAATGGGGCGAGGTGCTGGCGCGTGCGCTCGCCGCGGCGCAAGCGCGCGGCGAGGTGCGCCGCGGGCTCGACCCCGCGCTGGCCGCGCGCGGCTTCTGGACGGCCTGGGAAGGGGCCGTGCTGCGTGCCCGCCTGGCGCGTGACGGCGCGCCGCTGGAGGCCGCCATTGCCGATTTCCGACGGCTCGTCGCCCCCGACTGA
- a CDS encoding C40 family peptidase: MIRLPRSLRPPLASLCLALCLAGTNVQAEPGATDSAPDSVARFLAERGLIEPIPADSSFAQQVRERAADWTSDLVLSAMNFLGVRYRRGGETAEQGFDCSGFTRHVFEASVGLVLPRRSNEQAKAPGLLNVNRDELKPGDLVFFNTLRTAFSHVGIYVGDGKFIHAPRTGGKVRVEDMRVAYWSKRYDGARRAPQPAETAVTASPASTPAVAATALASPLASPGH; the protein is encoded by the coding sequence ATGATCCGACTGCCCCGGAGCCTGCGGCCGCCATTGGCCAGCCTGTGCTTGGCCTTGTGCCTGGCCGGCACGAACGTGCAGGCCGAGCCGGGTGCCACCGACAGCGCGCCGGACAGCGTGGCCCGCTTCCTCGCCGAGCGCGGCCTGATCGAACCGATCCCGGCCGATTCCTCGTTCGCCCAGCAGGTGCGCGAGCGCGCCGCCGACTGGACCTCGGACCTCGTACTGTCGGCCATGAACTTCCTGGGCGTGCGCTACCGCCGCGGCGGCGAGACCGCCGAGCAGGGCTTCGACTGCAGCGGTTTCACGCGCCACGTGTTCGAGGCCAGCGTCGGACTGGTGCTGCCGCGCCGCTCGAACGAGCAGGCCAAGGCGCCGGGCCTGCTGAACGTCAACCGCGACGAGCTCAAGCCTGGCGACCTGGTGTTCTTCAACACCCTGCGCACGGCGTTCTCGCATGTCGGCATCTACGTCGGCGACGGCAAGTTCATCCACGCCCCCCGCACCGGCGGCAAGGTGCGTGTGGAGGACATGCGTGTCGCCTACTGGAGCAAGCGCTACGACGGTGCACGGCGTGCGCCGCAGCCGGCCGAAACGGCGGTCACGGCGAGCCCGGCATCGACACCCGCGGTGGCCGCGACCGCCCTCGCCTCGCCACTCGCCAGCCCCGGTCATTGA
- the moaA gene encoding GTP 3',8-cyclase MoaA produces the protein MAERSIPLIDHRQHATRPAVPAQAPPPSGLLSDRRGRALHDLRISVTDRCNFRCSYCMPKEVFDKDHRFLPHGELLSFEETTRLARLFTLHGVRKIRLTGGEPLLRKNLEILVAQLAALRTPDGEPLDLTLTTNASLLARKAVALRMAGLRRVTVSLDALDDAVFRRMNDVDFPVADVLAGIEAAIAAGLAPIKVNMVVKRGTNDQEIVPMARFFRERFGGRVVLRFIEYMDVGITNGWRMDEVLPSAQVVQRIHEVFPLRALEPTAPGETAERWGYADGRGEIGVISSVTHAFCGDCNRARLSTEGKLYLCLFAQRGHDLRALLRDPAAYDDRQIAAAIGQIWQGRDDRYSELRGSAAGAEAAAAKVEMSYIGG, from the coding sequence ATGGCCGAGCGCAGCATCCCCCTGATCGACCACCGGCAACACGCCACGCGGCCGGCCGTGCCCGCGCAGGCACCGCCGCCGAGCGGGCTGCTGAGCGACCGCCGCGGCCGTGCGCTGCACGACCTGCGCATTTCGGTCACCGACCGCTGCAACTTCCGCTGCAGCTACTGCATGCCCAAGGAAGTGTTCGACAAGGACCACCGCTTCCTGCCGCACGGCGAGTTGCTGAGCTTCGAGGAAACCACGCGGCTGGCGCGCCTGTTCACGCTGCACGGCGTGCGCAAGATTCGCCTGACCGGCGGTGAACCGCTGCTGCGCAAGAACCTCGAGATCCTGGTCGCGCAACTGGCGGCTCTGCGCACGCCCGACGGCGAGCCGCTCGACCTGACGCTCACCACCAACGCCTCGCTGCTCGCGCGCAAGGCGGTGGCGCTGCGCATGGCCGGGCTGCGGCGCGTCACTGTCAGCCTCGATGCACTCGACGACGCCGTGTTCCGCCGCATGAACGACGTCGATTTCCCGGTGGCCGACGTGCTGGCCGGCATCGAAGCGGCGATCGCCGCGGGGCTGGCGCCGATCAAGGTCAACATGGTGGTCAAGCGCGGAACCAACGACCAGGAGATCGTGCCGATGGCGCGCTTCTTCCGCGAACGGTTCGGCGGCCGGGTGGTGCTGCGCTTCATCGAATACATGGATGTCGGCATCACCAACGGCTGGCGCATGGACGAGGTGCTGCCCTCGGCGCAGGTGGTGCAGCGCATCCACGAGGTCTTCCCGCTGCGTGCGCTCGAGCCCACCGCGCCGGGCGAGACCGCCGAGCGCTGGGGCTATGCCGATGGCCGCGGCGAGATCGGCGTGATCTCCAGCGTCACGCACGCTTTCTGCGGCGACTGCAACCGCGCCCGCCTGTCGACCGAGGGCAAGCTCTACCTCTGCCTGTTCGCGCAGCGCGGCCACGACCTGCGCGCGCTGCTGCGCGACCCGGCCGCCTACGACGACCGGCAGATCGCCGCGGCGATCGGACAGATCTGGCAGGGCCGCGACGATCGCTACTCCGAACTGCGCGGCAGTGCGGCCGGCGCAGAGGCGGCGGCCGCCAAGGTCGAGATGAGCTACATCGGTGGTTGA
- the mobA gene encoding molybdenum cofactor guanylyltransferase MobA: MIGAEHITGVVLAGGRGSRMGGVDKGLQPYRGIPLALHALMRLQPQVGTTMINANRNLAAYESFGVPVWPDTDPDFAGPLSGFLVGLERAETPFVVTVPCDTPDFPDDLVARLAHALEAEDAELAMVRAPDSADAPGAPRPQPVFCLLRSTLLESLVRFVHAGGRKIDRWTAQHRCAMVDFDAAPFFNANTLDELRRLETQRV; this comes from the coding sequence ATGATCGGCGCCGAACACATCACGGGTGTCGTCCTCGCCGGCGGGCGCGGCAGCCGCATGGGCGGCGTGGACAAGGGCCTGCAGCCCTACCGAGGCATCCCGCTCGCGCTGCACGCGCTGATGCGGCTGCAACCCCAGGTCGGGACAACGATGATCAATGCCAACCGCAACCTGGCCGCCTACGAGAGCTTCGGTGTGCCGGTCTGGCCCGACACCGACCCCGACTTCGCCGGGCCGCTGTCGGGCTTCCTGGTCGGGCTGGAGCGTGCCGAGACGCCGTTCGTCGTGACCGTGCCCTGCGACACGCCGGACTTCCCCGACGATCTGGTGGCTCGCCTGGCCCACGCACTGGAGGCCGAGGACGCCGAGCTCGCGATGGTGCGCGCCCCCGACAGCGCCGACGCTCCCGGCGCGCCACGGCCCCAGCCGGTGTTCTGCCTGCTGCGCTCCACCCTGCTGGAAAGCCTGGTCCGCTTCGTCCACGCCGGGGGCCGCAAGATCGACCGCTGGACGGCGCAGCACCGCTGCGCGATGGTCGACTTCGACGCCGCCCCGTTCTTCAACGCCAACACGCTGGACGAACTGCGCCGGCTGGAGACGCAGCGTGTCTGA
- a CDS encoding GNAT family N-acetyltransferase produces the protein MSEPTLARRPSAQQPAVIRRLGPADLLAYKNLRDEALRLYPEAFTSDHESQRLRTPESYLGRLGLNEPLGGSFLLGAFVKEDGGRERLVGSVGLERDTRNKTRHISRLIGLMVLPTHNGHGIGSALVGACVTAAHQAADLQMIVLSVTASSDRVLRLYERAGFRRYGLLPRAVRLVDARGEHYFDRAHMQLTL, from the coding sequence GTGTCTGAGCCGACCCTCGCCCGGCGCCCGAGCGCGCAGCAGCCGGCCGTGATCCGGCGCCTGGGTCCGGCCGACCTGCTGGCCTACAAGAACCTGCGTGACGAGGCGCTGCGCCTCTACCCCGAGGCCTTCACCTCCGACCACGAGAGCCAGCGCCTGCGCACGCCCGAGAGCTATCTGGGCCGGCTCGGGCTGAACGAGCCGCTGGGCGGCAGCTTCCTGCTGGGCGCCTTCGTCAAGGAAGACGGCGGACGCGAGCGGCTCGTCGGATCGGTCGGCCTCGAGCGCGACACCCGCAACAAGACCCGCCACATCAGCCGCCTGATCGGGCTGATGGTGCTGCCCACCCACAACGGCCACGGCATCGGCAGCGCACTGGTCGGCGCCTGCGTCACCGCGGCGCACCAGGCCGCCGACCTCCAGATGATCGTGCTCAGCGTCACCGCCTCGAGCGACCGCGTGCTGCGGCTGTACGAACGTGCGGGCTTCCGCCGCTACGGCCTGCTGCCGCGCGCGGTGCGGCTGGTCGACGCGCGCGGCGAACACTACTTCGATCGCGCACACATGCAGCTCACGCTGTGA